One window of the Rhodococcus sovatensis genome contains the following:
- the sthA gene encoding Si-specific NAD(P)(+) transhydrogenase, which yields MSVAMEYDLVVIGSGPGGQKAAIAAAKLGKRVAIVEKGKMLGGVCVNTGTIPSKTLREAVLYLTGMNQRELYGASYRVKANITPADLLARTSHVIGKEIEVVRSQLLRNRIELITGTGKFLDLHTVVIDDEQRGEQITVHAKNVVIATGTAPARPADIEFDDYRVLDSDGILNLEFIPTSMVVVGAGVIGIEYASMFAALGTKVTVVEKRDTMLDFCDREIVESLQFHLRDLAVTFRFGEAVTAVDIGPSGTVTTLASGKRIPAEAVMYSAGRQGLTDALDLENAGLEADARGRIFVDENFQTKVDHIYAVGDVIGFPALAATSMDQGRLAAYHAFGEPSKGLTDLQPIGIYSIPEVSYVGATEVELTKQAVPYEVGVSRYRELARGQIAGDSYGMLKLLVSTDDRTVLGVHIFGSGATDLIHIGQAVMGCGGTIDYLVDAVFNYPTLSEAYKVAALDVTNKIRALNSFGG from the coding sequence ATGTCTGTTGCGATGGAATATGACCTTGTCGTAATCGGGTCCGGCCCTGGCGGCCAGAAGGCTGCCATTGCCGCAGCGAAACTCGGGAAACGCGTTGCAATCGTGGAGAAAGGCAAGATGCTCGGTGGTGTGTGCGTCAACACCGGCACGATCCCATCCAAAACACTGCGCGAGGCAGTTCTCTACCTGACCGGAATGAACCAGCGCGAGCTGTACGGAGCGAGCTACCGGGTGAAAGCCAACATCACCCCGGCGGACCTGCTGGCCCGCACCTCACACGTGATCGGCAAAGAGATCGAGGTCGTTCGGTCACAGCTGTTGCGTAACCGCATCGAGCTCATCACCGGCACCGGAAAGTTCCTCGACTTGCACACCGTCGTCATCGACGACGAGCAGCGCGGGGAGCAGATCACGGTCCACGCCAAGAACGTCGTCATCGCCACCGGCACGGCTCCGGCGCGGCCTGCCGACATCGAATTCGACGACTATCGAGTCCTCGACTCCGACGGCATCCTCAATCTCGAGTTCATCCCTACCTCGATGGTCGTCGTAGGTGCGGGTGTGATCGGGATCGAATATGCCTCGATGTTCGCCGCACTCGGCACGAAGGTGACCGTCGTCGAGAAGCGTGACACGATGCTCGACTTCTGCGACCGCGAAATCGTCGAGTCACTGCAGTTTCATCTTCGCGATCTTGCTGTCACGTTCCGGTTCGGCGAGGCGGTCACCGCGGTCGACATCGGGCCCTCGGGAACGGTCACCACACTCGCCAGCGGCAAACGGATCCCTGCCGAGGCCGTGATGTATTCGGCGGGACGGCAGGGTCTGACCGATGCACTCGATCTCGAAAACGCTGGCCTCGAGGCCGACGCTCGTGGCCGAATCTTCGTCGACGAGAACTTCCAGACGAAGGTCGATCACATCTACGCTGTCGGCGATGTCATCGGCTTCCCCGCGCTCGCAGCCACGTCGATGGATCAAGGTCGCCTGGCCGCGTACCACGCATTCGGCGAGCCGAGCAAAGGTCTGACGGATCTGCAACCGATCGGCATCTATTCGATTCCGGAAGTGTCTTACGTCGGTGCGACCGAAGTCGAACTCACCAAGCAGGCGGTTCCCTACGAGGTCGGTGTCTCGCGCTATCGGGAGCTCGCTCGCGGTCAGATCGCCGGGGACTCCTACGGGATGCTCAAGTTGCTCGTGTCTACCGACGACAGGACCGTTCTCGGCGTACACATCTTCGGTTCCGGCGCGACGGATCTCATTCATATCGGGCAGGCAGTCATGGGGTGCGGCGGCACCATCGACTATCTCGTCGACGCCGTCTTCAACTATCCGACGCTGTCCGAGGCATACAAGGTGGCGGCCCTCGACGTCACCAACAAGATTCGGGCCTTGAACAGCTTCGGCGGGTAA
- a CDS encoding peroxiredoxin, giving the protein MALLTIGDQFPAYNLTAVIGGDLSKVNAQQPDDYFTTVTSDDYAGKWRIVFFWPKDFTFVCPTEIAAFGKLNEEFADRDAQVLGASVDNEFVHFQWRAQHEDLKTLPFPILSDLKRELATAAGVLNNDGVADRATFIVDPNNEVQFVSVTAGSVGRNVDEVLRVLDALQSDELCACNWKKGDPTIDAGELLTASV; this is encoded by the coding sequence ATGGCCCTGTTGACTATCGGAGACCAGTTCCCCGCCTACAACCTCACGGCCGTCATCGGCGGTGACCTGTCGAAGGTGAACGCACAACAGCCCGACGACTACTTCACGACCGTCACCAGCGACGACTACGCCGGCAAGTGGCGCATCGTCTTCTTCTGGCCCAAGGACTTCACGTTCGTATGCCCCACGGAAATTGCAGCATTCGGCAAGCTGAACGAGGAGTTCGCAGACCGTGACGCCCAGGTACTCGGCGCCTCGGTCGACAACGAGTTCGTGCACTTCCAGTGGCGCGCACAGCACGAGGATCTGAAGACCCTTCCGTTCCCCATCCTCTCCGACCTCAAGCGCGAGCTTGCAACGGCTGCAGGCGTTCTCAACAACGATGGCGTCGCGGACCGCGCGACCTTCATCGTCGACCCGAACAACGAGGTTCAGTTCGTTTCGGTCACTGCAGGATCCGTCGGTCGCAACGTCGACGAGGTACTCCGTGTTCTCGACGCGTTGCAGTCCGATGAGCTGTGCGCATGCAACTGGAAGAAGGGCGACCCGACCATCGATGCAGGCGAGCTGCTGACGGCGAGCGTCTGA
- a CDS encoding alpha/beta hydrolase encodes MSNPRTRKLRPVPDAEPRLVFRTVHGYRRAFRMAGEGPVVLLIHGIGDNSETWNDVIPHLAQNYTVIAPDLLGHGRSDKPRADYSVAAYANGMRDLLSVLGIEHVTVVGHSLGGGVAMQFSYQFPHMVDRLVLVSSGGVTKDVHPLLRLASIPLASEVVKLLRVPGALSLVKYAGGLIGKLNGSPLRPGAILHDTPDFMRVLSALPDPTAYEAYLRTLRAVVDWRGQVVTMLDRCYLTENLPVLLVWGDQDSVIPVSHAHLAHSAMPGSRLAVFRRSGHFPFRDDPIRFLHVLEEFFEETSALEFDESRWRHLLINGIGEDMITGSASTRLAVLGAMGSDERSAT; translated from the coding sequence ATGAGCAATCCACGCACGCGCAAGCTTCGACCGGTTCCCGACGCCGAACCGCGGCTCGTCTTCCGAACCGTCCACGGCTACCGGCGTGCTTTTCGTATGGCCGGTGAAGGTCCCGTCGTTCTGCTCATCCATGGCATCGGGGACAATTCGGAGACCTGGAACGACGTCATTCCACACCTGGCACAGAACTACACGGTCATCGCGCCGGATTTGCTCGGGCACGGCCGCTCGGACAAGCCACGCGCGGACTACTCGGTCGCTGCGTACGCCAACGGCATGCGCGACCTTCTCTCGGTCTTGGGCATCGAACACGTCACCGTCGTCGGCCACTCTCTCGGGGGTGGCGTTGCAATGCAGTTCTCGTACCAGTTTCCGCACATGGTCGACAGACTCGTCCTGGTTTCCTCCGGAGGGGTGACGAAGGATGTTCATCCGCTGCTGCGGCTTGCGTCGATTCCGTTGGCCAGCGAAGTCGTGAAACTGCTTCGTGTGCCCGGCGCGCTGTCGTTGGTCAAGTATGCAGGCGGGCTGATCGGCAAGCTGAACGGCTCGCCGCTGCGCCCGGGGGCCATCCTGCACGACACACCGGACTTCATGCGGGTGCTCAGCGCGCTCCCAGACCCCACCGCGTACGAGGCGTACCTGCGCACCCTGCGCGCAGTCGTGGACTGGCGTGGGCAGGTGGTGACGATGCTGGATCGGTGCTACCTGACCGAAAACCTGCCGGTTCTACTCGTATGGGGCGATCAGGATTCGGTGATACCCGTCAGCCATGCCCATCTGGCCCATTCCGCAATGCCGGGCTCGAGGCTCGCAGTCTTCAGACGATCCGGTCACTTTCCGTTCAGGGACGATCCCATCCGCTTCCTCCACGTCCTCGAAGAGTTCTTCGAGGAGACATCGGCTCTGGAATTCGACGAGTCACGTTGGCGCCACCTTCTCATCAACGGCATCGGTGAAGACATGATCACCGGTAGCGCGAGCACCCGACTGGCAGTGCTCGGAGCCATGGGATCGGACGAACGCAGCGCGACCTAG
- a CDS encoding PhzF family phenazine biosynthesis protein translates to MTIEVSVVRVFTDESGEHGNALGIVRAEDVAESDRQSLATKLGFSETVFFSSDGSARASTTIYTPAVELPFAGHPTVGLSWWLREHRTAVDTLTVPAADLRVRYEADTTWIRAKAAWAPSFTPHPMDSVADVLATDPASFTDGHHYVWAWNDEDAGSIRSRMFAPTMGITEDEATGSAAVWITAELGRGLHIEQGRGSVLRTTLTPEWIELGGTAAEEATIYI, encoded by the coding sequence ATGACCATCGAGGTATCCGTCGTTCGAGTGTTCACCGACGAGTCGGGAGAACATGGCAATGCGCTCGGCATCGTCCGCGCCGAGGACGTCGCGGAGTCCGATAGACAATCTCTCGCAACGAAACTGGGCTTCAGCGAAACAGTGTTCTTCTCGTCCGACGGGTCGGCGCGCGCGAGCACAACAATCTACACTCCGGCCGTCGAATTGCCGTTCGCCGGCCATCCCACGGTGGGTTTGTCCTGGTGGTTGCGTGAGCACCGCACCGCTGTGGATACCCTCACCGTCCCTGCCGCGGATCTGCGTGTCCGCTACGAGGCAGATACGACATGGATTCGCGCGAAAGCGGCCTGGGCACCGTCGTTCACACCCCATCCGATGGACAGCGTCGCGGACGTTCTGGCGACCGATCCTGCATCGTTCACCGACGGTCACCACTACGTATGGGCTTGGAACGACGAGGACGCCGGCTCGATACGCTCCCGAATGTTCGCGCCCACGATGGGGATCACCGAGGACGAGGCGACCGGCTCCGCGGCAGTGTGGATCACCGCCGAACTCGGGCGTGGTCTGCACATCGAACAGGGCCGCGGATCTGTGCTTCGCACCACTCTCACGCCGGAGTGGATCGAACTCGGTGGAACGGCCGCAGAGGAAGCGACCATCTACATCTGA
- a CDS encoding DEAD/DEAH box helicase produces the protein MLLSELVPAPTTDEAQDPDALFDIFTAWTVERGLTLYPAQEEALIELVSGSNVILATPTGSGKSMVAVGAHFAAMAAGKRTFYTAPIKALVSEKFFALCDIFGAQNVGMMTGDASVNSGAPIICATAEIVANLALRQGADSDMGQVVMDEFHYYSEPDRGWAWQVPLIELPNAQFLLMSATLGDVSFFRDDLTRRTGRATTVVSGSERPVPLMFSYVTTPIGETIEELVSTHLAPVYVVHFTQASALERAQALTSVNVASKDEKAQIADAIGQFRFTTGFGKTLSRLVRHGIGVHHAGMLPKYRRLVEKLAQDGLLKVICGTDTLGVGINVPIRTVLFTGLTKYDGIRTRQLRAREFHQIAGRAGRAGYDTLGTVVVEAPEHDIENARLVAKAGDDPKKLKRVQRKKAPDGFVSWGEPTFERIVAASPEPLSSRFSVSNAMLLNVIARPGNCFVAMRHLLEDNHETRPSQRKHILRAITLYRGLVAAGIVEQLPEPDADGRHARLTMDLQPDFALNQPLSPFALASFELLDADSPTHALDVVSIIESTLDDPRQILMAQQHAARGEVVSQMKADGIEYDERMELLEEVTWPKPLAELLVPAFEIYRGGHPWLNEVALSPKSVVRDMIERTMTFAELISHYGLTRSEGLVLRYLADAYRALRQTVPPEARTEEVQDITEWLGELVRQVDSSLLDEWENLTDPGEEPEARPEAYGGDTPRPITANPRAFRVLVRNAMFKRIELAAAGRWDDLDDLGDGPDWEVELEPFFAEYGEIGTGPSARGPALFELTVGRETTSVRQIIEDPDGDQGWALGATIDLDESNALGEIVFDEITIIAG, from the coding sequence GTGCTCCTCTCCGAACTCGTCCCTGCCCCCACAACCGACGAGGCACAGGATCCGGACGCACTGTTCGACATCTTCACCGCATGGACGGTCGAGCGAGGCCTGACGCTGTATCCGGCGCAGGAAGAGGCCCTGATCGAGCTGGTGTCCGGATCCAACGTCATCCTGGCGACCCCCACCGGTTCGGGCAAGTCCATGGTTGCGGTCGGGGCGCACTTCGCGGCGATGGCCGCTGGGAAGCGCACCTTCTACACCGCACCGATCAAAGCACTCGTCAGTGAGAAGTTCTTCGCGCTGTGCGACATCTTCGGGGCACAGAACGTAGGCATGATGACGGGCGACGCCTCGGTGAACTCCGGCGCGCCCATCATCTGTGCGACCGCCGAGATAGTCGCCAACCTTGCGCTTCGACAGGGCGCAGACTCCGACATGGGTCAAGTGGTCATGGACGAGTTTCACTACTATTCCGAGCCGGACCGCGGTTGGGCATGGCAGGTGCCGTTGATCGAGTTGCCGAACGCTCAGTTCCTGCTGATGTCGGCCACGCTCGGCGACGTGTCGTTCTTCCGCGATGATCTGACTCGCCGGACCGGCCGCGCCACGACCGTCGTATCGGGGTCCGAACGTCCGGTGCCGCTGATGTTCTCGTATGTCACGACACCGATCGGCGAGACTATCGAAGAACTTGTCAGCACTCATCTGGCACCGGTGTACGTGGTGCACTTCACGCAGGCATCGGCCCTCGAACGAGCGCAGGCGCTGACGAGTGTGAACGTCGCATCGAAGGACGAGAAGGCACAGATCGCCGACGCGATCGGGCAGTTTCGATTCACGACAGGTTTCGGCAAGACGCTGTCCCGGCTGGTCCGTCACGGTATCGGTGTCCACCATGCGGGCATGCTTCCCAAGTACCGCCGCCTCGTCGAGAAGCTCGCACAGGACGGACTGCTCAAGGTCATCTGCGGTACCGACACACTTGGCGTCGGGATCAACGTCCCGATCCGAACGGTGCTGTTCACCGGGTTGACAAAGTACGACGGTATTCGTACTCGGCAGCTGCGCGCACGCGAATTTCATCAGATCGCCGGGCGAGCGGGGCGCGCCGGTTACGACACTCTCGGCACCGTCGTCGTCGAAGCTCCTGAACACGACATCGAGAACGCTCGACTGGTAGCGAAGGCCGGGGACGACCCGAAGAAACTCAAACGCGTGCAGCGCAAGAAGGCTCCCGACGGGTTCGTGTCCTGGGGCGAGCCGACCTTCGAACGAATCGTCGCCGCAAGTCCCGAACCGTTGTCCTCACGCTTCTCCGTCAGCAATGCGATGCTGCTCAACGTCATTGCGCGTCCAGGTAACTGCTTCGTCGCCATGCGCCACCTGCTCGAAGACAATCACGAGACTCGACCATCGCAACGCAAGCACATTCTGCGCGCGATCACGCTGTACCGGGGCCTGGTGGCCGCAGGTATCGTCGAGCAACTTCCCGAGCCGGACGCCGACGGGAGGCACGCCCGCCTGACGATGGATCTACAGCCGGACTTCGCACTGAATCAGCCGTTGTCACCGTTCGCACTGGCGTCGTTCGAACTACTCGACGCCGACTCCCCTACTCATGCGCTCGATGTGGTGTCGATCATCGAGTCGACGCTGGACGATCCGCGTCAGATTCTGATGGCGCAGCAACACGCTGCACGCGGTGAAGTTGTGTCGCAGATGAAGGCAGACGGCATCGAATACGACGAACGGATGGAACTGCTCGAAGAGGTCACCTGGCCGAAACCTCTTGCCGAACTTCTGGTTCCGGCGTTCGAGATCTACCGAGGCGGACACCCATGGCTCAACGAGGTGGCGCTGTCTCCGAAATCCGTCGTCCGCGACATGATCGAGCGGACGATGACGTTCGCCGAACTCATCAGCCACTACGGGCTGACCCGGTCCGAAGGACTGGTGCTGCGCTACCTCGCCGATGCATATCGTGCGCTTCGGCAGACGGTTCCACCGGAGGCTCGAACCGAGGAAGTACAGGACATCACCGAATGGCTGGGTGAACTGGTTCGACAGGTCGACTCGAGTCTGCTCGACGAGTGGGAGAACCTCACCGACCCCGGCGAGGAGCCCGAAGCCCGGCCCGAAGCCTACGGCGGCGATACCCCGAGGCCGATCACGGCCAATCCGAGGGCATTTCGAGTGCTGGTGCGCAATGCGATGTTCAAGCGCATCGAACTCGCAGCAGCGGGCCGATGGGACGACCTCGACGATCTCGGCGACGGCCCGGACTGGGAGGTCGAACTGGAGCCGTTCTTCGCAGAGTACGGCGAGATCGGCACGGGACCGTCCGCCCGCGGGCCGGCATTGTTCGAACTCACCGTCGGCCGCGAGACAACGTCTGTTCGGCAGATCATCGAGGATCCTGACGGCGATCAGGGCTGGGCTCTCGGCGCCACCATCGATCTCGACGAGTCGAATGCCCTGGGCGAAATAGTATTCGACGAGATCACCATCATCGCGGGGTAG
- a CDS encoding S-(hydroxymethyl)mycothiol dehydrogenase: MPQTVRGVVAKAKGEPVSIESIVIPDPGPFDVVVKISACGVCHTDLHYREGGINDEFPFLLGHEAAGVVETVGDAVTHVAIGDFVVLNWRAMCGECRACKKGKPWYCFDTHNASKKMTLEDGTELSPALGIGAFADKTLVHEGQCTKVNPESDPAVVGLLGCGVMAGLGAAMNTGNVSRGDSVAVIGCGGVGDAAIAGARLAGATTIIAVDRDPGKLEWAKDIGATHTVDASKVDAVEAVQELTDGFGADVVIDAVGRPETWKQAFYARDLAGTVVLVGVPTPDMQLEMPLIDFFSRGGSLKSSWYGDCLPERDFPMLVDLYEQGRLPLEKFVTERIGIEDVEAAFSAMHKGTVLRSVVEL, from the coding sequence ATGCCGCAAACAGTGCGTGGGGTCGTTGCCAAGGCCAAGGGTGAACCGGTCTCGATCGAGTCGATCGTGATTCCTGATCCGGGGCCGTTCGACGTGGTGGTGAAGATCTCCGCGTGCGGGGTGTGCCATACCGACTTGCACTATCGCGAAGGCGGAATCAACGACGAGTTCCCGTTCCTGCTCGGACACGAGGCTGCCGGTGTCGTCGAGACCGTCGGTGACGCGGTGACACACGTCGCGATTGGCGACTTCGTGGTGTTGAACTGGCGTGCGATGTGTGGCGAATGTCGAGCGTGCAAGAAGGGCAAGCCCTGGTACTGCTTCGATACCCACAATGCATCGAAGAAGATGACTCTCGAAGACGGCACGGAACTGAGCCCTGCGCTGGGAATCGGTGCGTTCGCGGACAAGACCTTGGTGCACGAAGGGCAGTGCACCAAGGTGAACCCGGAGTCCGATCCCGCGGTCGTCGGCTTGCTCGGGTGCGGGGTGATGGCCGGCCTTGGTGCCGCCATGAACACCGGCAACGTCTCCCGCGGCGATTCGGTGGCCGTCATCGGATGTGGCGGCGTCGGCGATGCGGCCATCGCGGGTGCCCGTCTGGCCGGTGCGACGACGATCATCGCGGTCGACCGTGATCCGGGCAAGCTCGAATGGGCGAAGGACATCGGTGCGACACACACCGTCGACGCCTCGAAGGTCGATGCAGTCGAAGCCGTCCAGGAATTGACCGATGGCTTCGGAGCCGACGTCGTAATCGACGCGGTGGGGCGGCCGGAGACCTGGAAGCAAGCGTTCTATGCGCGAGATCTGGCTGGGACAGTGGTGTTGGTGGGCGTTCCGACGCCGGACATGCAGTTGGAGATGCCGCTGATCGATTTCTTCTCGCGCGGTGGATCGCTCAAGTCGTCGTGGTACGGCGATTGCCTGCCGGAGCGGGACTTCCCGATGTTGGTCGACCTGTACGAGCAGGGTCGGTTGCCGCTGGAGAAGTTCGTGACCGAGCGCATCGGGATCGAGGACGTCGAGGCGGCGTTCTCGGCGATGCACAAGGGAACAGTTCTGCGTTCGGTGGTCGAACTATGA
- a CDS encoding alkyl hydroperoxide reductase yields MSVENLKNALPEYAKDLKLNLSSIARSTVLNEQQLWGTLLATAAATKSPTTLKEIAEEAADTLSAEAYNAALGAASIMGMNNVFYRTKGYLDGKYDDLRAGLRMNIIGNPGVDKADFELWSLAVSAVNGCNHCLEAHEKTLRDEGVDREKIFEAIRAASIVAGVGQAIEITRTLDGATV; encoded by the coding sequence ATGAGCGTCGAGAATCTCAAGAACGCCCTGCCCGAGTACGCAAAGGATCTCAAGCTCAACCTCAGTTCCATCGCCCGATCGACGGTGCTCAACGAACAGCAACTGTGGGGCACGCTTCTCGCCACTGCGGCCGCGACCAAATCGCCTACGACGCTGAAGGAAATCGCAGAGGAAGCCGCGGACACTCTGTCCGCCGAGGCCTACAACGCGGCACTCGGTGCGGCCTCCATCATGGGCATGAACAACGTCTTTTACCGCACCAAGGGCTACCTGGACGGGAAGTACGACGATCTGCGTGCCGGGCTGCGGATGAACATCATCGGCAACCCCGGCGTGGACAAGGCCGACTTCGAACTGTGGTCGTTGGCCGTGTCTGCCGTAAACGGATGCAACCACTGCCTCGAAGCGCACGAAAAGACTCTGCGTGACGAAGGCGTCGACCGCGAGAAGATCTTCGAGGCCATTCGTGCCGCGTCGATCGTCGCGGGTGTCGGTCAAGCGATCGAGATCACCCGCACACTCGATGGTGCGACAGTCTGA
- a CDS encoding LysR substrate-binding domain-containing protein: protein MSDESYQPTLSQLRAFVAVAEHMHFGAAAARLKVSQPTLSQALASLEHGLGVQLVERSTRKVLMTAAGSQLIGRAHAAVDAADGFLAEASGLGGTLSGPLRLGLIPTVAPYVLPALLPALRREFPDIAPVVVEDQTARLLASLRAGAVEAAVVALPTDESGLVELPLYTEDFVLVVPAGHALDGRSALPLTVLAGQPVLLLDDGHCLRDQSIDLCRSVDAAPMTTDTRATSLATVVQCVAGGLGVTLLPRSAVAVETGRGALGIAEFADPKPGRTIGLVHRTSSSHTEKYRAIADLISGLGAGSALSTTPR from the coding sequence ATGTCCGATGAAAGCTATCAACCCACACTGTCGCAGCTGCGTGCGTTCGTCGCGGTAGCCGAGCACATGCACTTCGGGGCCGCAGCGGCGCGCCTGAAAGTGAGCCAACCGACTCTGTCACAGGCTCTCGCTTCGCTCGAGCACGGACTGGGCGTGCAGCTGGTGGAGCGCAGTACCCGAAAGGTGTTGATGACTGCGGCGGGATCCCAGCTGATCGGTCGAGCGCATGCGGCCGTCGACGCGGCCGACGGGTTTCTCGCCGAGGCATCAGGTTTGGGCGGTACGTTGTCGGGGCCGCTGCGACTGGGGCTGATCCCGACGGTTGCGCCCTACGTGCTGCCCGCGCTGTTGCCTGCGTTGCGCCGTGAGTTTCCTGACATCGCACCCGTCGTAGTCGAAGATCAGACCGCGCGCCTGCTGGCGTCGTTGCGCGCGGGTGCAGTCGAAGCTGCCGTGGTCGCCTTGCCCACCGACGAATCGGGACTCGTCGAACTTCCGCTCTACACCGAGGATTTCGTGTTGGTAGTACCGGCAGGGCATGCTCTAGACGGACGATCCGCGCTACCGTTGACCGTCTTGGCCGGTCAACCTGTTCTTCTGCTCGACGACGGGCACTGCTTGCGCGATCAGAGTATCGACCTCTGCCGATCGGTGGACGCGGCGCCCATGACGACCGACACGCGGGCCACCTCACTCGCGACGGTAGTCCAGTGTGTGGCAGGTGGTCTCGGAGTGACCCTCCTGCCGCGTTCGGCGGTAGCTGTCGAGACCGGGAGGGGAGCGTTGGGAATCGCGGAGTTCGCCGACCCGAAGCCTGGACGGACGATCGGACTGGTGCACCGGACGTCGAGCTCGCACACCGAGAAGTACCGGGCCATCGCCGACCTGATCTCGGGGCTGGGCGCAGGCTCCGCGTTATCGACTACCCCGCGATGA
- a CDS encoding PAC2 family protein, with product MDEKSSMYELEFPAPQISSSDGLGPVLVHGLEGFSDAGHAVKLATKHLRESLETELVASFDVDELIDYRSRRPTMSFKSDHFSDYDAPELNLYAVKDNAGTPFLLLSGMEPDLRWEKFTTAVRLLAEQLGVRRTIGLGSIPMAIPHTRPLGVTAHSSNKELVPSEQSWSGELQVPGSASSLLELRMAQHGHESMGFSVHVPHYLAQTDYPGAAETLLENVSTAGGLDLPLVALGQAAARVKEQVDEHITGNEEVQSVVHALERQYDTYVAAQEQQSTLLAKDETLPSGDELGAEFEKFLAEQGGFDTDPNADPQSEN from the coding sequence ATGGATGAGAAGTCGAGCATGTACGAGCTGGAGTTTCCGGCGCCTCAGATTTCCTCCAGTGACGGGCTCGGTCCAGTTCTCGTGCACGGGCTGGAGGGGTTCTCCGACGCCGGCCATGCGGTCAAGCTGGCAACCAAGCATTTGCGCGAGAGTCTCGAAACCGAACTGGTCGCGTCCTTCGACGTCGATGAGCTCATCGACTACCGGTCTCGCCGACCGACCATGTCGTTCAAATCCGACCACTTTTCCGACTACGACGCTCCCGAGCTGAATCTGTACGCCGTCAAGGACAACGCGGGAACACCGTTCCTCTTGCTCTCCGGTATGGAGCCCGATCTGCGGTGGGAGAAATTCACCACGGCGGTACGTCTGCTCGCCGAGCAACTCGGAGTCCGCCGAACCATCGGACTCGGCTCGATTCCGATGGCCATCCCCCACACCCGTCCACTGGGTGTGACAGCTCACTCCTCGAACAAGGAGTTGGTGCCGTCGGAGCAGAGCTGGTCGGGCGAACTACAGGTGCCCGGAAGCGCGTCCTCGCTCCTCGAGTTGCGCATGGCTCAGCACGGCCACGAATCCATGGGTTTCTCGGTGCACGTTCCGCACTATCTCGCGCAGACGGACTACCCGGGCGCAGCCGAAACCCTTCTGGAGAACGTGAGCACCGCCGGTGGTCTGGATCTGCCGCTCGTTGCTCTCGGTCAGGCCGCTGCGCGAGTCAAGGAGCAGGTGGACGAGCACATAACGGGCAACGAAGAGGTTCAGTCGGTCGTGCACGCGCTGGAACGCCAGTACGACACCTACGTAGCAGCCCAGGAGCAACAGTCGACGCTGCTGGCGAAGGACGAGACACTTCCGAGCGGCGACGAGCTTGGCGCCGAGTTCGAGAAATTCCTTGCCGAACAGGGCGGGTTCGATACCGATCCGAACGCCGATCCCCAGTCCGAGAACTGA